A window of the Lactuca sativa cultivar Salinas chromosome 5, Lsat_Salinas_v11, whole genome shotgun sequence genome harbors these coding sequences:
- the LOC128134082 gene encoding uncharacterized protein LOC128134082: protein MGFDEELWTCINGSVQPPTNVQTLGSFGTTSAVEDQQTRLKNNEKRCMRELRGALPPVVYNYIRGCKIAKEIWDTLKEKYQGSEKTKINSIKQCLVELKEFRQKETKSIESYYDRLNKLIYRCNRYGITRSLIEYNLTFVIGLRKEWRSLKTHESEVSEIADESKMSLGGPLALVSKVSEVEATEKENSDEEGFLLNSDDEAVAFYSNNRVKKFFKKPFNPKGKKNELKGNSTKSGEEEKKKFEKSEKKDEKMKEFKGEKKLKGDYGIDCHYCNGSNHFAVDCMLRKKEEKKNKNKDEAYYVEKLEEVHEKAKSLSLVARRESEDEESGTY from the exons ATGGGATTTGATGAAGAGTTATGGACTTGCATCAATGGATCAGTTCAGCCACCAACAAATGTTCAAACTTTAGGTTCGTTTGGAACTACTTCTGCTGTTGAAGATCAACAAACAAGACTGAAGAACAATGAAAAGAGATGCATGAGAGAGTTGAGAGGTGCTTTGCCACCTGTTGTTTACAACTACATTCGTGGTTGTAAAATAGCTAAGGAGATTTGGGATACTCttaaagagaagtatcaaggaagtgaaaagacaAAGATCAATTCTATAAAGCAATGTTTGGTTGAACTGAAGGAGTTCAGACAGAAGGAAACAAAATCAATTGAAAGCTATTACGATCGTCTAAATAAGTTGATCTACAGGTGTAACCGCTACGGAATAACAAGGTCCTTAATAGAGTATAATCTTACTTTTGTGATAGGACTGAGGAAGGAGTGGAGAAGT ctaaagacacacgaaaGTGAAGTTTCTGAAATAGCTGATGAATCAAAGATGAGTCTTGGAGGACCACTGGCGTTAGTTTCGAAGGTGTCTGAAGTGGAGGCTACTGAAAAAGAAAATTCGGATGAAGAAGGTTTTCTGTTaaattctgatgatgaagctgtagcTTTTTACTCGAATAATcgagttaaaaagtttttcaaaaagccgtTTAATCCTAAAGGGAAGAAGAATGAGCTGAAAGGAAACTCTACGAAGTCTggtgaagaagagaagaagaagtttgAAAAATCTGAGAAGAAGGATGAAAAGATGAAGGAGTTTAAAGGTGAAAAGAAGTTGAAAGGGGATTATGGCATCGACTGTCATTACTGCAATGGTTCGAATCATTTTGCAGTTGACTGTATGCTTcgtaagaaagaagaaaagaagaacaaAAACAAGGACGAAGCATATTATGTGGAGAAATTGGAGGAAGTTCATGAGAAGGCGAAAAGTTTGTCTCTAGTGGCAAGAAGGGAGAGTGAAGATGAAGAAAGTGGCACGTATTAG
- the LOC111897387 gene encoding uncharacterized protein LOC111897387 — translation MTGSGITSLSSNVISSNQKSHIIKSLKKHQEESDVSWKCDLGDGKYHVSALHHVLEDKDTMDNGMFSWNKEVPIKVTCFIWREKMGCIPSDVVLAKLGITLPSITCCLSNSMEETSEHALVRCFFAKTVTEWIFKWCSIPTDNIQTVNEVLDYAFNWGNCLKRKKRLLGICYETLWSIWKAMNERLFNNQRVCVTKVADIYSRLLVQKIKINK, via the coding sequence ATGACAGGGTCTGGAATAACATCGCTTTCATCAAACGTGATCTCGTCAAATCAGAAATCCCACAttataaaatcattaaaaaaacacCAAGAGGAAAGCGACGTCTCGTGGAAGTGCGATCTTGGGGACGGAAAATACCATGTAAGTGCTCTCCATCATGTCTTAGAAGACAAGGATACCATGGATAATGGCATGTTTAGTTGGAATAAGGAGGTCCCAATAAAGGTCACGTGCTTCATTTGGAGGGAAAAAATGGGTTGCATCCCATCCGATGTGGTGCTTGCTAAATTGGGTATCACTTTACCATCTATTACATGTTGTCTGAGTAATTCGATGGAGGAAACTTCTGAACATGCATTGGTCCGGTGCTTCTTTGCAAAAACAGTCACGGAATGGATTTTCAAATGGTGCAGCATCCCGACGGACAACATCCAAACGGTGAATGAGGTTCTTGACTATGCCTTTAATTGGGGAAATTGCCTAAAGAGGAAGAAAAGATTGTTGGGCATCTGCTATGAGACGTTATGGAGCATTTGGAAGGCAATGAATGAACGATTATTCAATAATCAACGGGTGTGTGTCACAAAAGTAGCGGATATATATTCTCGTTTGCTGGttcaaaagataaaaataaataaataa
- the LOC111897379 gene encoding fatty acid desaturase 4, chloroplastic, with amino-acid sequence MSILPQHHHIIHHAAAVGRQYHHHRNHRVYCTSTTRIKTRPKLEPLVINTTPLVTVTPPKIDDPSLKSTWAHRAWVATGCTTVLISLANSIIGSIDSHIWLEPILSGFIGYLFADLGSGVYHWGIDNYGDASTPMFGSQIDAFQGHHKWPWTITKRQFANNLHALARVITYTVLPIDLIGHDQPVVMGFVGMASGCIMFSQLFHSWAHGTKSKLPPVVVALQDAGVLVSRSQHAAHHRPPYNNNYCIVSGVWNKFLDEHKVFEALEMVVFFKLGLRPRSWSEPNSDWTEEAETFSTTSLP; translated from the coding sequence ATGTCCATCTTACCTCAGCACCACCACATCATCCACCATGCTGCTGCCGTAGGCCGCCAATACCACCACCATCGCAACCACCGTGTCTATTGCACTTCAACAACTCGAATAAAGACTAGGCCGAAACTCGAACCACTTGTCATCAACACAACACCACTCGTTACAGTTACTCCACCCAAAATCGATGACCCAAGCCTCAAATCGACTTGGGCTCACCGTGCATGGGTGGCCACCGGTTGCACAACAGTACTCATTTCTCTAGCCAATTCCATCATCGGATCAATCGACTCTCACATATGGCTTGAACCCATCTTGTCTGGATTCATTGGATACTTGTTCGCAGACCTTGGATCCGGTGTATACCATTGGGGCATTGATAATTATGGTGATGCCTCAACTCCAATGTTTGGTTCGCAAATTGACGCGTTTCAAGGCCACCATAAATGGCCCTGGACGATTACCAAACGTCAGTTTGCGAATAACTTACACGCGTTAGCGCGTGTTATTACGTATACAGTGCTACCGATTGATCTGATCGGTCATGATCAACCGGTGGTGATGGGATTTGTGGGGATGGCTAGTGGATGCATCATGTTTAGCCAGTTGTTCCATTCTTGGGCTCATGGAACTAAAAGCAAGCTGCCGCCAGTAGTGGTGGCGCTGCAAGATGCGGGAGTGTTGGTATCCCGATCACAACATGCCGCCCACCACCGGCCACCTTATAACAACAATTACTGCATTGTGAGTGGGGTTTGGAACAAGTTTTTGGATGAGCATAAGGTGTTTGAGGCGCTGGAAATGGTGGTGTTCTTCAAGCTTGGTCTCCGGCCACGGTCATGGAGTGAACCGAACTCCGATTGGACGGAGGAGGCAGAGACTTTTTCTACGACTTCTCTGCCATAA